The window AAGGAGTTAATCCAGTTTTCATAGCGCTGATGCATTTCCTCCCAATAGGCGATAGGGGTCTGCTGCTCCATCGGACGCCCTCGTACCTTAATACGATCAATGATGTCATCAATTGATCCTTCTAAATAGATAAGAAGGTCTGGATGGGGGAAGTAAGGAGTCATAACCATTGCATCAAAAAGACTAGTGTAGGTGTCATAGTCAATTTTTGACATTGTTCCTTTTTCAAAATGCATTCGTGCGAAGATACCAGTATCTTCATATATTGAACGGTCTTGGATGAATCCACCACCATATTCAAAAATTCTTTTTTGCTCTTTAAAGCGTTCTGCTAGGAAGTATACTTGGAGGTGGAAGCTCCAGCTTTTAAAATCATGATAAAATTTATCTAAATAGGGATTGGTGTCTACTTTTTCAAACGATGTCCGAAAGCCAAGTGCATCGGCCAGCCCGTTTGTCATGGTAGATTTACCTACTCCGACAGTTCCAGCGATTGTAATAACCGCATTGCTGGGAATTCGGTATTTTTCACGAAGATTCATTCGTCTAAACTCCTTTATTTAATGTTTTATCAAGGGAATGAAGCATATAATTCAAATCTTCATCACTCTTTACAAAATCCATCTCATCACCATTAAAGGTTAATACCGGAATATCACTATGGTTATTCTTGAAATTCTCCATATACACTTCGTAATCCGCTGAGAGTTGATTTAGGTAGGCTGGGCTGATTTTTTTCTCAAACTCTCGTCCGCGCTTTTCAATCCTTTTTAATAGAGTGTCCAAGCTAGCGTGTAAATAAATCACGACATTTGGATGAGGCATATCCCCTGTTAAAATATCGTAAATTCGGAGATATTTGTCGTATTGTTTATTTTTGAGAGTTCTCTGAGCGAAGATAATATTTTTCATAATATGATAATCAGCTACAACTGGCTTATTTTTAGAGAGATAATGATTGTCGATGTCTTCTAATTGCTTAAAGCGATTGCACAAGAAAAACATTTCGGTTTGAAAGCTCCACTCATCGATATTGTCGTAGAACTTTCCAAGGAAAGGATTTTCATCTACAATCTCTTTCAAGAGATAGTATTGATAGTGGTCTGAAATGGCTTTGGCAAGAGAGGTCTTCCCTACACCGATAGGACCTTCAACAGTAATAAAAGGATTTCTCCCCATATGATGTCCTCCTCGTCACCTTCATAAGGTTATTATTCGACATAGACGTTCAAATGACGACAAATTTTATTTTAACATAAATAGAGGAGGGTGGGTCGTGATTATTTTTTCAGGCAAATTAGAAAAGAGCTGAAAAAATATTCAGCTCTTTTCGTATGGCTGTTTTCGCAAAGTTTGTGGCTTTTCGAATCAGCTGATCATTTATGATATAGCTTTGCTTCGGGTATCATTTCGTCTGTTTTTGATCGAATTCAACAGTGAAATGGAAAATTTAATCAAAAATATAAAGAAATAGCCACAATGTATACGAAAAGATCCTTACGTATACATTGTTGTTAGCTTAGTGAGTAATCGGCAGAATCCCTTGTATTAGAGTTGAATTCGTTAAAGAATCACGAAAAGGTGTCCTAAACCCAATTGTTAAACTAAATTCTCTTGCTGCGAAAACAGCCTTTGTTCGAAGTAATAATTTAATCATGTTTTTTGTCTCGCTCCAGGCGACTTGAGTATTTTTTTGCTTATTTTTTTGTGACATCAAAATTTTCAGTGATGAGCAACCAGTTTTGTGGAAAGGATAACCCGAGCTTCCAGTAGCTCATTCCTTTTAAATTTAGCTCTTTGATTAAATCGAATTTCGCTTGAATCGAACGAGCGTCTTCAAACCAGACTTTATGTTCTTTCCCCTTTTCATCTACATAATCAAAAAATGGTGCTTGCGCTTTTCCGTCGTATTGAATCTGAACATTGTATTGAGCGGCTTTTTGAATGGCTTGTTGAGGGCTGAGTGCTTTGGCGGTGTCTCTACCTTGAACAAAGGGTAATGTCCAATCGTACCCATATAAATTTTGCCCCATTAAAATCTTAGAAGATGGCATTTCAGTAATTGCATATTCTAGAACCTCTCGAACGGGTTCAATTGGAGAAACAGCCATAGGAGGACCGCCACTATATCCCCATTCATAGGTCATGATA of the Bacillus sp. 2205SS5-2 genome contains:
- a CDS encoding deoxynucleoside kinase codes for the protein MNLREKYRIPSNAVITIAGTVGVGKSTMTNGLADALGFRTSFEKVDTNPYLDKFYHDFKSWSFHLQVYFLAERFKEQKRIFEYGGGFIQDRSIYEDTGIFARMHFEKGTMSKIDYDTYTSLFDAMVMTPYFPHPDLLIYLEGSIDDIIDRIKVRGRPMEQQTPIAYWEEMHQRYENWINSFNSCPVLRLNIKEYDLVKDENSIEPIIDRIGYMIEQSRLLKK
- a CDS encoding deoxynucleoside kinase translates to MGRNPFITVEGPIGVGKTSLAKAISDHYQYYLLKEIVDENPFLGKFYDNIDEWSFQTEMFFLCNRFKQLEDIDNHYLSKNKPVVADYHIMKNIIFAQRTLKNKQYDKYLRIYDILTGDMPHPNVVIYLHASLDTLLKRIEKRGREFEKKISPAYLNQLSADYEVYMENFKNNHSDIPVLTFNGDEMDFVKSDEDLNYMLHSLDKTLNKGV